Genomic DNA from Synergistaceae bacterium:
GACTTATGCAAGAAACGTAGAGAGTGCAAGCAAAAATTTACTAGCTATAATAAATGATATTCTTGACTTCTCGAAAATTGAAGCCGGCAAAATGGAAATCGTAACGAGTGATTATAAATTAAGCTCGGTCTTGAATGATGTTACTAATATGATAGTTTTCAAGGCCAAGCAGAAAGATTTAAAATTTAATGTCAAAGTCGATGAGTCATTACCTGATGATTTATTAGGCGATGAAGTCCGAGTCCGTCAAGTTATCACAAATGTATTGAATAACGCCGTTAAATATACCCGCGAAGGGAGCGTATCTCTTGACGTTAAGGGCGAAAGAATTGACGGGAATATAAATTTAATCTTCACAATCACTGACACGGGAATCGGCATAAAACCTGAAGACTTGCCGAAATTATTCAAGAAATTTGAACGCGTTGATTTGGAGCAGAATAATACAGTAGAAGGCACCGGGCTGGGACTGTCTATAACTCAGAATCTATTAACTATGATGAACGGTGAAATTAACGTAACTAGCGAATACGGTAAGGGCTCAACTTTTACAATTTATCTGCCGCAAAAAATAGTCTCGTTTGAACCGATCGGGAATTTTCACGAGAAATTTATTCGTTATGTTCATGCATTGCGAGCTTATAAAGAATCTTTCAGGGCACCCGACGCAAATTTATTAGTTGTTGATGATACTGATATGAATTTGACGGTTATAGAGGGATTACTCAGCAAGACAGAAATAAATTTAGATACTGCTTCAAGCGGTAAAGAGGCTTTAACACTCACTAAACGCACAAAATATGATTTAATTCTAATGGATCAAAGAATGCCGCAGATGGACGGGACTCAGACGTTAAATAATATTCGCTCGCAAGAAAACGGGCTTAATATAAATACTCCGGTTATATGCTTAACGGCCGATGCTGTATCAGGTGCAAGAAATAAATACATAGAAGAGGGCTTCACTGATTATCTTTCTAAACCTGTAGAGAGCGCGAGTCTTGAAGCAGCGTTAATTAAATATTTACCCAGTGAAAAAATTTTATTGCAGGAAAATGAAAGCGAGAATCAAGTCCAGCAAGAAAGAAATATATCAGAACTTGAAAAATTTTACTCGCTCAATGAGGGGCTTAATTATGACGAGGCTATAAAGAATTGTGCGAATGAAAATATTTTAGCGAAAACTTTAAGCCAGTTCTGGAACTCAATAAATAATAATCTGCGTGAGATCGAGCAATTTTTTAACGAGTCCGACATAAATAATTATACAATCAAGGTTCATGCGTTAAAGAGTTCGGCTCGCTTAATAGGTGCTGAAGAGTTATCAAGGCGGGCGGCTTATCTTGAAGATTGCGGAAATAACAGGAATCTTGACGAGATAACAGCAAAGACTCCGGAATTATTGAATCTCTATAAATCATACCGCGAAAAATTAGCACCTCTTTACGAGAATAACGACGCAGAATTAATCACGCCCGAAAATTTGCGGGAAGCATACGAGGCAATAAAGGAATTTGCGGCCAGTTTTGACAGTGACTCAATTGATGGAATTATTGCGGCTTTAAGAAATTATAAAATTCCCGATAATGAATCAGAAAGATTTAACAAGATTGCTTTATGTGCTGATTCGGCGGATTGGAACGGGCTTAATTCGGCACTACAAGACATTTAGACAGGGAGAAATTTTTTACATGAAAGCTAAAATTTTATATGTAACTGATCGGCCCTCAATGGGTGCAGACATGTTATTAAAGACTTTGAGCAATGATTACGAGATTTT
This window encodes:
- a CDS encoding response regulator, coding for MCRSLIETIKQLENRAILLRSGTLEAVFISPDYLAMIENDFTNFRAMIYPEDISLVDYMLEHKQAPDGSKTLQIRLTADNKLIWISAHFAFIGGEYIYITCSDITRFKNYEEKIRTSYDTIGQNFYHQDEFTLGMFRADLTVDTLDEIRGRDIFPNEESIKIYSDMLKSRAKHYINFIERKKFLELFNVDSLLDSYIKGQITAKQVLLSKRKNNNICYVEISAMMTRNPFNGHVIAFITERECNDSKVYQTIVDKILARQFEMIAYIATGKYHITVSEELEGSILPKNSHDIFNQYINEEIIPILHGTEEQIKSMAHSLAPDSIAFGTQRNSLYEVNITCGIDNKIFHKQFNFYAVNPGFFIVMVTDTTRLHTEQQERNKQLEDALELAKAAHQQAKRANQAKSEFLANMSHEIRTPINAVLGMNEMIIRESNSPRITTYARNVESASKNLLAIINDILDFSKIEAGKMEIVTSDYKLSSVLNDVTNMIVFKAKQKDLKFNVKVDESLPDDLLGDEVRVRQVITNVLNNAVKYTREGSVSLDVKGERIDGNINLIFTITDTGIGIKPEDLPKLFKKFERVDLEQNNTVEGTGLGLSITQNLLTMMNGEINVTSEYGKGSTFTIYLPQKIVSFEPIGNFHEKFIRYVHALRAYKESFRAPDANLLVVDDTDMNLTVIEGLLSKTEINLDTASSGKEALTLTKRTKYDLILMDQRMPQMDGTQTLNNIRSQENGLNINTPVICLTADAVSGARNKYIEEGFTDYLSKPVESASLEAALIKYLPSEKILLQENESENQVQQERNISELEKFYSLNEGLNYDEAIKNCANENILAKTLSQFWNSINNNLREIEQFFNESDINNYTIKVHALKSSARLIGAEELSRRAAYLEDCGNNRNLDEITAKTPELLNLYKSYREKLAPLYENNDAELITPENLREAYEAIKEFAASFDSDSIDGIIAALRNYKIPDNESERFNKIALCADSADWNGLNSALQDI